The Methanothermobacter sp. sequence AGGACAGGGACAGATATCGATGTTGACACTGTTCTAAAATTGGCAGAGGAGGATAATATAATAGGACTTAAAGAGGCCAGCCCAGACCTTGACAAGGTATCCCAGTTGATGAAAAAACTCATGGAGAGGGGTCTTGACGATGAATTTGTCATACTATCTGGTAACGATAATCTCACACTCCCAATGATACCATTAGGGGCTAAAGGTGTTATATCAGTTGTTGCAAATGTTGACCCTGCCAGGATGTCAAGGATGGTTAATGAGGCTCTTTCAGGGGACTTTGAATCTGCGATGAAAACCCACTATGAATTATATGATCTTATGAAAGGCTTGTTCATTGAAACCAACCCTGTACCTGCTAAGGAAGCATTAAATATGATGGGCAAACCCGCTGGCCATGTGCGACCACCACTAGGTCAACTCAAAGAAGAAAACAGGGCAAAACTCAGGAGGATACTAGAGGATCTCTCATTACTTTAAAGGTGAGATAACATGATCAGGGTAGCGGTAAGCGGTGCTTGTGGCCGGATGGGTTCAAGAATCGTGAGGAGAATAACAAAAGAGGATGACATGGAAGTTGTGGCAGCCATAGAAGCGCCCAACACACCATTTAAAGGAAAGGATGTTGGAGAGGTTGTAGGTATAGGTCCAATCGGAGTTAAGGTAACCCCCGCAGAAGAATTAGAGGAGGTCCTCAAGGATTCGAAACCTGATGTAGTTGTTGATTTCACAATAGCGGATGCGGCGGTAAATACTGTAGAGAAGGCTTCAAAACTTGGCATCAACCTCGTGGTGGGGACAACAGGTTTTTCAACTGAACAGTTAGAAAAGATTAGAAAAGACGTCAAGGAAGGTAATGTTAAGGCTATAATTGCACCTAACATGGCTGTGGGCGTTAACGTCTTCTTCAAGGTACTTGAGGAACTTTCAAAACTTTTACCGGATTATAATGTTGAGATCATAGAAGCACACCATAAACATAAAAAGGACGCGCCATCAGGAACTGCTTTAAAGGCATTGGAGATAATATCAGCCGCTACTGGGAGAGACCCTGATAAGGTGAGCGTATATGGCAGGAGGGGTCTTATAGGTGAACGTTCAGATGATGAAATAGGAGTACACGCCATAAGGGCTGGTGATATAGTAGGAGACCATATAGTGCTTTTCGCTGGTGAGGGTGAAAGACTTGAGATGATCCATAGGGCACATAGCAGAGAAGCCTTTGTTGGTGGTGTTATCCGGGCCCTTAGATTTATAGAAAAAGCAGAACCAGGCAAAATATCAGATATGAAGGATGTATTAGGAATCAGGTGATTATAATGGTTGATGTGGGAGTCCTAGGCGCGACTGGAATGGTCGGCCAACGCTTCATAGAACTTTTGGATAAACACCCCGAATTTGAGGTTAAGGTGCTTACAGCTTCTCCACGTTCTGAAGGAAAGCGATACGAGGAAGCTGCTAAATGGTATCTTCAAAGTAAAATGCCAGAGTCAGTTAAGGACATAAAAGTTGTGGGGACAGACCCCTCTAAGGTGGGGGATGTTGACATATTATTTTCGGCCCTACCAGCTGATATAGCTGCGAAAGTGGAGCCGAAGTTCGCAGAAAAATATGTAGTGGCTTCAAATGCTAGTGCGATGAGGATGGAACCTGACGTGCCACTGGTCATACCAGAAGTTAACCCTGACTTCCTAGACCTTATAGAAGTTCAGCAAAAAAGGCGTG is a genomic window containing:
- the dapA gene encoding 4-hydroxy-tetrahydrodipicolinate synthase — its product is MKIEGTIVAMITPFTPDDEVDEDGLRENINYLIENGVDGLLIAGTTGESATITHEEQRRMIDLLVEEVDGRVTTIAGAGSNSTKEALGLVKHADAAGADAALVITPYYNRPQPHGLLEHYKILSDAAEIPLIIYNVPSRTGTDIDVDTVLKLAEEDNIIGLKEASPDLDKVSQLMKKLMERGLDDEFVILSGNDNLTLPMIPLGAKGVISVVANVDPARMSRMVNEALSGDFESAMKTHYELYDLMKGLFIETNPVPAKEALNMMGKPAGHVRPPLGQLKEENRAKLRRILEDLSLL
- the dapB gene encoding 4-hydroxy-tetrahydrodipicolinate reductase — its product is MIRVAVSGACGRMGSRIVRRITKEDDMEVVAAIEAPNTPFKGKDVGEVVGIGPIGVKVTPAEELEEVLKDSKPDVVVDFTIADAAVNTVEKASKLGINLVVGTTGFSTEQLEKIRKDVKEGNVKAIIAPNMAVGVNVFFKVLEELSKLLPDYNVEIIEAHHKHKKDAPSGTALKALEIISAATGRDPDKVSVYGRRGLIGERSDDEIGVHAIRAGDIVGDHIVLFAGEGERLEMIHRAHSREAFVGGVIRALRFIEKAEPGKISDMKDVLGIR